The Triplophysa rosa linkage group LG15, Trosa_1v2, whole genome shotgun sequence genome has a segment encoding these proteins:
- the amd1 gene encoding S-adenosylmethionine decarboxylase proenzyme, with translation MEESSAHFFEGTEKLLEVWFSRQDEAKGTGDLRTIPRFEWDKLLENVHCLIISVTKTDKQEAYILSESSMFVSKRRFILKTCGTTLLLQALVPLLELAREYCGFDAIENFFYSRKNFMKPTHQEFPHRNFQEEVEFLSEIFPNGAAYCMGRLNSDCWYLFTLEQPEFWENKQADQTLEVLMSDLDPAVMDQFFMKDGVSANDVTRMSGICDLIPGSVIDATLFNPCGYSMNGMKTDGTYWTIHITPEPEFSYVSFETNLSQTSYDELIRKVVDVFKPGKFVTTLFVNQSSKCRSVFSSAQKLEGYRLLDRQLAHFNDYNFLFTSYAKNRQQNQQM, from the exons ATGGAAGAAAGCAGTGCACACTTCTTCGAGGGGACCGAGAAGCTGTTGGAGGTGTGGTTCTCCCGACAAGACGAAGCCAAAGGAACCGGGGATCTGCGCACTATCCCCAG atttgaATGGGACAAGCTTCTGGAGAATGTGCATTGTTTGATTATAAGTGTGACAAAGACTGACAAGCAGGAAGCTTATATACTCAG tgagAGTAGCATGTTTGTCTCCAAGAGACGTTTCATTTTGAAGACATGCGGAACAACCCTCTTACTGCAGGCACTGGTGCCTCTGCTGGAACTGGCCCGCGAGTACTGCGGCTTTGATGCCATCGag AATTTCTTCTACTCGCGTAAAAATTTCATGAAGCCCACCCATCAAGAGTTCCCTCACCGTAACTTCCAGGAGGAGGTCGAGTTCCTCAGCGAGATTTTTCCAA aTGGAGCAGCCTACTGTATGGGACGCCTGAACTCTGACTGCTG GTACTTGTTTACTCTGGAGCAGCCTGAATTCTGGGAAAATAAACAGGCGGACCAGACACTAGAAGTTCTGATGAGTGATCTCGACCCAGCTGTGATGGACCAGTTCTTTATGAAAGATGGTGTTTCTGCTAATGATGTCACTCGT ATGAGTGGAATTTGTGACCTGATTCCAGGTTCAGTGATTGATGCCACGCTGTTCAACCCGTGTGGATACTCGATGAACGGAATGAAGACTGAT GGAACTTATTGGACGATTCACATCACCCCCGAACCAGAGTTCTCTTACGTCAGCTTTGAAACCAACCTCTCCCAGACATCCTACGACGAGCTCATCCGCAAGGTGGTGGATGTCTTCAAACCAGGGAAATTCGTGACTACGCTTTTCGTCAATCAG AGCTCCAAATGTCGCAGCGTTTTCTCTTCGGCTCAGAAGCTGGAGGGTTACCGTCTGCTCGACCGCCAGCTCGCTCACTTCAACGATTACAACTTCCTCTTCACCAGTTACGCCAAGAACCGCCAGCAGAACCAACAGATGTGA